Proteins encoded within one genomic window of Microbacterium sp. LKL04:
- a CDS encoding YajQ family cyclic di-GMP-binding protein, whose product MASDSSFDVVSKVDRQEADNALNQARKEVEQRYDFKGTGASIEWSGESILIKANSDERAKAVLDVFQSKLIKRGISLKSLESEDPQPSGKEFRLVSTLKEGISSEDAKKITKLIRDEGPKSVKAQIQGDELRVQSKSRDDLQEVQRMLKAADLDVDLQFINYR is encoded by the coding sequence ATGGCATCAGACTCTTCGTTCGACGTGGTCAGCAAGGTGGATCGTCAGGAGGCGGACAACGCCCTCAACCAGGCGCGCAAGGAGGTCGAGCAGCGCTACGACTTCAAGGGCACCGGCGCCTCGATCGAGTGGAGCGGCGAGTCGATCCTCATCAAGGCGAACAGCGACGAGCGGGCGAAGGCCGTGCTCGATGTCTTCCAGTCGAAGCTGATCAAGCGCGGCATCTCGCTGAAGAGCCTCGAGTCCGAGGACCCGCAGCCCTCGGGCAAGGAGTTCCGGCTCGTGTCCACCCTCAAGGAGGGCATCTCCTCCGAGGACGCGAAGAAGATCACCAAGCTGATCCGCGACGAGGGCCCCAAGTCGGTCAAGGCGCAGATCCAGGGCGACGAGCTGCGCGTGCAGTCGAAGTCCCGTGACGACCTGCAGGAAGTCCAGCGGATGCTGAAGGCCGCCGACCTCGACGTCGACCTGCAGTTCATCAACTACCGCTGA
- a CDS encoding LysM peptidoglycan-binding domain-containing protein → MDRRGKIMVGIAVGAVVGLLALAAPAVIGMIPTDEVVAEAPSPSATPIRIASPTPTPTPTPEPTQPAPVETTPAPPESKCLGVPPGKDRGSISPGATGAVERSNAEGLATVYRVVSNDSYWAIVQRFCLDSGDFDAANAFDGAGEIYEGDYLAILSEGTATAAALNEANKGGYRTHQDCDGIARIELSTPDSSGRIAVTMRGTIVDTGTGEYAEGPVENVDGTPTFYTVQPGDTYRGIGDRFCVDAITVQQFNQAGGPEHVLQPGDRVQLRPTSRSIESQG, encoded by the coding sequence ATGGATCGTCGGGGGAAGATCATGGTCGGAATCGCCGTGGGGGCCGTGGTGGGGTTGCTTGCGCTCGCGGCGCCGGCCGTCATCGGCATGATCCCGACCGACGAGGTGGTCGCGGAAGCACCGTCCCCGTCGGCCACGCCGATACGGATCGCGTCCCCGACGCCGACGCCGACCCCGACGCCGGAGCCGACGCAGCCCGCACCGGTCGAGACCACTCCGGCGCCGCCCGAGAGCAAATGCCTCGGCGTTCCGCCGGGCAAGGATCGGGGGTCGATCTCTCCCGGTGCGACGGGGGCCGTCGAGCGCTCGAACGCGGAGGGACTCGCGACGGTCTACCGCGTCGTGTCCAACGATTCGTACTGGGCGATCGTCCAGCGGTTCTGCCTCGACAGCGGCGACTTCGACGCCGCGAACGCGTTCGACGGGGCGGGCGAGATCTACGAGGGTGACTATCTCGCCATCCTCTCCGAGGGCACCGCGACGGCCGCCGCGCTCAACGAGGCGAACAAGGGCGGGTATCGCACCCACCAGGACTGCGACGGGATCGCCCGTATCGAATTGTCGACGCCCGACTCCTCTGGTCGCATCGCGGTGACAATGAGGGGGACGATCGTCGACACCGGCACGGGCGAATACGCCGAGGGGCCGGTCGAGAACGTCGACGGCACGCCCACCTTCTACACGGTGCAGCCGGGCGACACGTACCGCGGGATCGGCGACCGGTTCTGCGTCGACGCGATCACCGTGCAGCAGTTCAACCAGGCCGGCGGCCCGGAGCATGTCCTCCAGCCCGGAGACCGCGTGCAGCTGCGCCCGACGAGCCGGTCGATCGAATCTCAGGGCTGA
- a CDS encoding FBP domain-containing protein, with product MRPLTEDQLRDVLVNATKDERTRLELPHDFPILEWDHLDFLAWRDPTTRSRGYVVAEIGGEPTGIVLRAANGAAHARSAMCNICHTMQPGNQVTMFTARRAGDAGDRGDSVGTYVCADLTCHDNVRIAAPLAPSEIRASVDRRIDGTRHRLESFVERVAAAA from the coding sequence ATGCGGCCGCTGACAGAGGACCAGTTGCGCGACGTGCTCGTCAATGCGACGAAGGACGAACGCACCCGTCTCGAACTGCCCCACGACTTCCCGATCCTCGAATGGGATCACCTCGACTTCCTTGCCTGGCGCGACCCCACGACGCGCAGCCGCGGCTACGTCGTCGCCGAGATCGGCGGCGAGCCCACGGGCATCGTCCTGCGGGCCGCGAACGGCGCCGCCCACGCCCGATCGGCGATGTGCAACATCTGCCACACGATGCAGCCCGGCAATCAGGTGACGATGTTCACCGCGCGACGGGCGGGGGATGCCGGTGACCGCGGCGACAGCGTCGGCACCTACGTGTGCGCCGATCTGACCTGCCACGACAACGTGCGGATCGCCGCGCCGCTGGCGCCGAGCGAGATCCGCGCGAGCGTCGATCGGCGGATCGACGGCACCCGACACCGCCTCGAATCCTTCGTCGAGCGCGTCGCCGCGGCCGCCTGA
- a CDS encoding inositol monophosphatase family protein — translation MDAAALADLALDIAREAGELARTRRQEGVAIAATKSALADIVTEADREVEALIRARLATERPDDGFLGEESGAERGTSDITWVVDPIDGTVNYAYGMPHYAVSIAAVSGEPTPPTWTALAGVVHNPAIDETFHAVRGEGAWRGEHRLTVSSVGEAGGLVATGFGYDPKHHAEDLARVAAVMPLLRDLRRAGAASLDLAYVAAGRLDGYFERGLHPWDHAAGALLVTEAGGRVTGAPGGAPGREMTIAAGPELFERLAATIGV, via the coding sequence ATGGATGCCGCCGCGCTCGCCGACCTCGCCCTCGACATCGCTCGCGAAGCGGGTGAGCTCGCCCGCACGCGCCGTCAAGAAGGCGTCGCGATCGCCGCGACCAAGTCGGCGCTCGCCGACATCGTGACGGAGGCGGACCGCGAGGTCGAGGCGCTCATCCGTGCCCGACTCGCCACAGAGAGGCCCGACGACGGGTTCCTCGGCGAGGAGTCCGGCGCCGAGCGGGGGACCTCCGACATCACGTGGGTCGTGGACCCCATCGACGGCACCGTGAACTACGCCTACGGGATGCCGCACTACGCCGTCAGCATCGCGGCGGTCTCGGGAGAGCCCACGCCGCCGACCTGGACCGCGCTCGCCGGGGTCGTGCACAACCCCGCCATCGACGAGACCTTCCACGCGGTCCGAGGCGAGGGCGCATGGCGAGGAGAGCACCGGTTGACGGTGTCGAGCGTCGGTGAAGCCGGCGGGCTCGTCGCCACGGGCTTCGGATACGACCCGAAGCACCATGCGGAGGACCTCGCGAGGGTCGCAGCCGTCATGCCGCTCCTGCGCGACCTGCGCCGCGCAGGCGCCGCATCCCTCGACCTGGCGTACGTCGCAGCCGGCCGGCTGGACGGGTACTTCGAGCGGGGACTGCACCCGTGGGACCACGCCGCGGGTGCACTGCTGGTCACCGAGGCCGGCGGACGGGTCACCGGGGCGCCCGGCGGCGCTCCCGGGCGGGAGATGACCATCGCTGCGGGCCCCGAGCTCTTCGAACGGTTGGCGGCGACGATCGGTGTGTGA
- a CDS encoding M23 family metallopeptidase, translating into MSGPAPLTRAEYRRQADGAVVSNEVPAIAQAVEAPALRRRRAREASAAVEAVTAVAAEPVVEAPVVAFVAPEPEPAQAAPASIAETVIAEAAAATLPRRRRSRPAAPAVPVPEVPVHEFLDETIVLPAADSVHSSAHDAAPSIDEFELAAKVFSFTGETPIQVARAAAEADEQAQPTTTRVRMADQPARPRRGRIMFKRVAAASFSVSVVGVVGLLAIGITTPVAAVGAFGQEVRGDMTLASDATDVDAPEIQAYVAGSATAAKDLARSDEYDIESMADVAAESGVTAFAGTWVNDATAAVQWPFPVGVPISAQFGSTSYLSKFSRAHHGTDFTPGRGAEIHAVAAGTVRIATEAGGDYGVTVVIDHIIDGQLVSTRYGHMEYGSLRVSPGETVEAGQVIGQVGSTGKSTGPHLHLEVLLGGTTRIDPLPWLKEHTQG; encoded by the coding sequence GTGTCCGGCCCCGCGCCGTTGACCCGTGCGGAGTACCGTCGGCAGGCTGACGGAGCTGTCGTCTCGAACGAGGTCCCCGCCATCGCTCAGGCGGTGGAGGCGCCCGCTCTGCGCCGGCGGCGCGCGCGCGAGGCGTCTGCAGCCGTCGAAGCGGTCACCGCGGTCGCTGCCGAGCCGGTTGTGGAGGCACCCGTCGTGGCGTTCGTCGCGCCCGAGCCGGAGCCCGCCCAGGCGGCACCGGCGTCGATCGCGGAGACCGTGATCGCCGAGGCCGCCGCGGCCACTCTGCCGCGGCGTCGCCGGTCACGGCCGGCCGCTCCCGCCGTCCCGGTCCCCGAGGTCCCCGTTCACGAATTCCTCGACGAGACCATCGTCCTCCCGGCCGCGGACTCCGTTCACTCCTCCGCGCATGACGCGGCGCCCAGCATCGACGAGTTCGAGCTCGCCGCGAAGGTCTTCTCCTTCACGGGCGAGACGCCGATCCAGGTCGCCCGTGCGGCAGCCGAGGCTGACGAGCAGGCGCAGCCTACGACAACTCGGGTGCGCATGGCGGATCAGCCCGCTCGCCCCCGTCGTGGCCGGATCATGTTCAAGCGGGTCGCCGCGGCATCCTTCTCCGTCAGCGTCGTCGGGGTCGTCGGACTGCTCGCCATCGGCATCACGACTCCCGTCGCCGCCGTCGGCGCGTTCGGCCAGGAAGTGCGGGGCGACATGACGCTCGCCAGCGACGCGACAGACGTCGACGCCCCTGAGATCCAGGCGTACGTCGCCGGCTCCGCCACGGCGGCGAAGGATCTCGCCCGTTCCGACGAATACGACATCGAATCCATGGCCGACGTCGCCGCCGAGTCCGGTGTCACCGCGTTCGCCGGCACCTGGGTGAACGACGCCACGGCCGCCGTGCAGTGGCCCTTCCCCGTGGGCGTGCCGATCTCGGCGCAGTTCGGCTCGACGTCCTACCTCTCGAAGTTCTCGCGTGCTCACCACGGCACGGATTTCACCCCCGGCCGGGGAGCGGAGATCCACGCGGTGGCTGCGGGAACCGTCCGCATCGCTACCGAGGCCGGCGGCGACTACGGAGTGACGGTCGTCATCGACCACATCATCGACGGTCAGCTCGTCTCGACCCGCTACGGGCACATGGAGTACGGCTCGCTGCGCGTCTCGCCCGGAGAGACCGTCGAGGCCGGTCAGGTCATCGGCCAGGTCGGCAGCACGGGCAAGTCCACGGGCCCCCACCTGCACCTCGAGGTGCTGCTCGGCGGGACCACGCGCATCGATCCGCTGCCGTGGCTGAAGGAGCACACGCAAGGCTGA
- a CDS encoding tyrosine-type recombinase/integrase, translated as MRLNPTGVTLRDFYSEYSSLLFDGLTSNSVQGYERAWRIRVSPTLGDLLLDDLRPLTVMRAMQDWNGKASTVNAAKVLLSRLLDLAVLDERLSANPCRLIPRQRGKATDQSLRERALTRAQVAIMLEATAWHPYGQRILAAMVLTGTRLGEASALRAEHVDLENGLLRIRATRSPDGHGRVVERATKSGKARDVPIIEEFKPWLEAAMSSGHQYLFSGAKGGPFDSTNLSRALRWKTTRATIGTFPDGSAVRFHDLRHTFASYLSGLGLPPTQIQRVMGHASITTTERYMHSPSRDAALAAKRILDAQFSEVTFRGGEKAAEAVHAQQNPRVEPGVLSSGSGA; from the coding sequence GTGAGACTAAACCCGACGGGCGTCACGTTGCGTGACTTCTACAGCGAGTATTCCTCGCTGTTGTTCGACGGCCTCACGTCCAACTCGGTCCAAGGGTATGAACGGGCGTGGCGCATCCGCGTCAGCCCCACGCTGGGCGACCTGCTCCTCGACGACCTCCGCCCCCTGACAGTCATGCGCGCGATGCAGGACTGGAACGGCAAAGCGAGCACCGTCAACGCCGCCAAGGTGCTCCTGTCGCGCTTGCTCGACCTTGCAGTGCTGGATGAACGCCTCTCTGCAAACCCGTGCAGGCTCATCCCCCGGCAGCGAGGAAAGGCAACCGACCAGAGCCTCAGGGAGCGCGCTCTCACTCGCGCACAAGTTGCCATCATGCTCGAAGCCACCGCCTGGCACCCATACGGGCAACGGATTCTTGCCGCGATGGTGCTGACCGGGACCCGGCTCGGTGAAGCGTCAGCTCTGCGCGCGGAGCACGTCGATCTCGAGAACGGTCTACTGCGGATCCGCGCGACACGCTCTCCCGACGGTCACGGCCGCGTGGTCGAACGCGCAACTAAGAGCGGGAAGGCCCGCGATGTGCCGATCATCGAGGAGTTCAAGCCGTGGCTCGAAGCGGCGATGTCGAGCGGCCATCAGTACCTGTTCTCCGGCGCGAAGGGTGGACCCTTCGACAGCACGAATCTGAGCCGAGCTCTCCGCTGGAAGACCACTCGCGCCACCATCGGCACGTTCCCCGACGGAAGCGCCGTCCGATTCCACGACCTCCGCCACACCTTCGCGTCGTACCTCAGCGGACTCGGCCTTCCGCCGACGCAGATCCAGCGCGTAATGGGGCACGCATCGATCACAACCACTGAGCGCTACATGCATAGCCCCTCGCGCGATGCAGCTCTGGCGGCGAAGCGCATCCTCGATGCCCAATTCAGTGAGGTCACTTTCCGAGGGGGTGAGAAGGCGGCTGAAGCGGTCCACGCACAACAAAACCCCCGGGTGGAGCCGGGGGTTTTGAGTAGCGGGAGCGGGGCTTGA
- a CDS encoding replication initiator, which produces MRATPNESSAERDAVLARGCSSPIKTAIGVWMRCGSRIKSRCPSCAELYRNDWAAIARSGVFDGPVEQYRFYLLTLTAPSFGGVHRVPRVGDAMCRCGRLHNAGDSGLRGVPLDPGRYDYAGQVAWNRDAGVLWDRTRRRMRDRWDSLEYFIVREWQDRGVLHVHALVRIARIEAPSSDSLRDAARTATAVSKVDGTIVEWGAQADCKAFRADGDGAKTIWYLSKALNYVLKDVATDASEVPVAVWRHQVALGQAARQTRCTTDCEPQNCSSLVHQRYGSRSQVVSASRRTSKRTGWSFTGLTRTLQRQLRRAWWESQQVDEAGASVVVDSPAPLENLAARFRRELVARDGSAP; this is translated from the coding sequence ATGCGAGCGACTCCGAACGAATCATCTGCTGAACGCGACGCCGTCCTCGCGCGCGGGTGCTCCTCCCCCATCAAGACGGCCATCGGCGTGTGGATGCGTTGCGGTAGCCGCATCAAGAGCCGTTGCCCCTCTTGCGCTGAGTTGTACCGAAACGACTGGGCTGCGATCGCTCGGTCTGGCGTTTTCGACGGCCCGGTCGAGCAATACCGTTTCTATCTGCTGACGCTCACCGCACCTTCGTTCGGTGGCGTGCACCGGGTGCCACGCGTCGGGGACGCGATGTGCCGCTGCGGTCGCCTGCATAACGCTGGCGACTCCGGTCTCCGTGGCGTGCCGCTCGATCCAGGTCGCTACGACTACGCAGGGCAGGTGGCTTGGAACCGGGATGCCGGAGTTCTGTGGGATCGCACCCGGCGCCGGATGCGTGACCGATGGGACTCTCTCGAATACTTCATCGTTCGCGAGTGGCAAGACCGAGGTGTCCTGCACGTGCATGCCCTCGTCCGAATCGCACGGATAGAAGCGCCGAGCTCGGACTCACTCCGTGATGCTGCGCGAACAGCGACCGCAGTCTCGAAGGTCGACGGGACGATCGTCGAGTGGGGCGCGCAAGCGGACTGCAAGGCGTTCCGCGCGGACGGCGACGGCGCGAAGACGATCTGGTACCTCTCCAAAGCGCTGAACTACGTCTTGAAGGACGTGGCGACGGATGCCAGCGAGGTCCCGGTCGCGGTGTGGCGGCACCAAGTCGCGCTCGGGCAAGCCGCGCGCCAGACGCGGTGCACGACCGACTGCGAGCCGCAGAACTGCTCAAGCCTCGTCCATCAGCGGTACGGCTCGCGTTCGCAAGTCGTGAGCGCCTCGCGCCGAACCAGCAAGCGCACGGGCTGGTCCTTCACCGGCCTCACGCGCACGCTGCAGCGCCAGCTTCGTCGCGCCTGGTGGGAGTCTCAGCAGGTCGATGAAGCCGGCGCATCTGTGGTGGTCGATTCGCCGGCACCCCTTGAGAATCTCGCCGCGCGCTTTCGCCGCGAGTTGGTCGCGCGGGACGGATCCGCGCCATGA
- a CDS encoding SPFH domain-containing protein translates to MDFTIVIVAGVAVVALLFILGIGLLLFRAWYQVPQSDEAIVVVGKKQRGSDGTTSNMTVITGGGAFVNKLTQRSDKISLRSRQIKMEPTAQTTHGVTLHVAGVALVKIGSQPDQVRAAAERFASQDQAIDTFTTEQLEGALRGVVAMLSVEEVMKDRQKLSDQIAEGVKGDLLAQGLVLDSFAIQGINDTNGYIEALGAAEVERVRREAEVARINAAREVKARQIATDEANLIEQTALDKNKASAKSEVGRANAEAEQAENLARAEREQAVLVQKAENKQATLDAEVKKVADADKYRAQTEADANAYTRQKQAETDRAVEQQKADAAAYKVQREADARQASASAEAAATLAKAEAEAQARRATAEAEADAIRATGEAKAAAIQAEAEALQENLEAVLTREVVSKLPDMVSSFAAGYASVGNITLIGGDTAATHIAREQSQSLAATFDAVKSTTGLDIASLVQGQALGRGIADGAKASVPQD, encoded by the coding sequence GTGGACTTCACCATCGTCATCGTCGCCGGGGTTGCCGTCGTCGCCCTGCTGTTCATCCTCGGTATCGGGCTGCTCCTGTTCCGCGCCTGGTATCAGGTCCCGCAGAGCGATGAGGCCATCGTGGTCGTCGGCAAGAAGCAACGAGGCTCCGACGGGACGACCTCGAACATGACGGTCATCACGGGTGGTGGCGCGTTCGTCAACAAACTGACGCAGCGCTCCGACAAGATCTCGCTCCGCTCGCGCCAGATCAAGATGGAGCCGACGGCGCAGACGACCCACGGTGTGACCCTTCACGTCGCGGGTGTCGCTCTCGTCAAGATCGGCTCCCAGCCCGATCAGGTGCGCGCCGCAGCCGAGCGCTTCGCCTCGCAGGATCAGGCCATCGACACCTTCACGACCGAGCAGCTCGAGGGTGCCCTCCGCGGCGTCGTCGCGATGCTCTCGGTCGAAGAGGTCATGAAGGACCGGCAGAAGCTCAGCGACCAGATCGCCGAGGGTGTGAAGGGCGACCTGCTCGCGCAGGGCCTCGTGTTGGACTCGTTCGCGATCCAGGGCATCAACGACACCAACGGCTACATCGAGGCACTCGGAGCCGCCGAGGTCGAGCGCGTCCGCCGCGAGGCGGAGGTCGCCCGCATCAATGCGGCCCGCGAGGTGAAGGCGCGCCAGATCGCCACCGACGAGGCGAACCTGATCGAGCAGACCGCCCTGGACAAGAACAAGGCATCCGCCAAGAGCGAGGTCGGCCGCGCCAACGCGGAGGCCGAGCAGGCGGAGAACCTCGCCCGCGCCGAGCGCGAGCAGGCCGTTCTCGTCCAGAAGGCCGAGAACAAGCAGGCCACCCTCGACGCCGAGGTCAAGAAGGTCGCGGACGCCGACAAGTACCGCGCGCAGACCGAAGCCGACGCGAACGCCTACACGCGTCAGAAGCAGGCCGAGACCGACCGCGCGGTGGAGCAGCAGAAGGCGGATGCCGCCGCGTACAAGGTGCAGCGCGAGGCCGACGCCCGCCAGGCGTCCGCGTCCGCCGAGGCGGCTGCCACGCTCGCCAAGGCCGAGGCCGAAGCGCAGGCCCGTCGCGCGACGGCCGAGGCCGAAGCAGACGCCATCCGCGCGACCGGTGAAGCCAAGGCCGCTGCCATCCAGGCCGAAGCCGAGGCGCTGCAGGAGAATCTCGAGGCCGTCCTCACGCGCGAGGTCGTCTCGAAGCTCCCCGACATGGTGTCGTCCTTCGCAGCCGGCTACGCCAGCGTCGGCAACATCACCCTCATTGGTGGCGACACCGCCGCCACGCACATCGCCCGCGAGCAGTCCCAGAGCCTCGCGGCCACCTTCGACGCGGTCAAGAGCACGACCGGCCTCGACATCGCGTCACTGGTGCAGGGGCAGGCGCTGGGCCGCGGCATCGCCGACGGGGCGAAGGCGAGCGTCCCGCAGGACTGA
- a CDS encoding metallophosphoesterase family protein, with the protein MTTRLLLISDTHIPGRARTLPDAVRREADAADLTVHAGDWVAASVLDDLRQHGEVLGVYGNNDGDDLRAVLPEVARREIEGVRVAVVHETGQKQRREERMDAAFPGTDLLVFGHSHIPWDTTAPSGMRLLNPGSPTDRRRQPDHTLMVVEVADGGIRSVELRSI; encoded by the coding sequence GTGACCACGCGACTGCTGCTGATCTCCGACACTCACATTCCCGGCCGTGCGCGAACCCTGCCCGATGCGGTTCGGCGCGAAGCGGATGCCGCCGACCTCACGGTCCACGCGGGGGATTGGGTCGCGGCATCCGTCCTGGACGACCTGCGTCAGCACGGCGAGGTCCTCGGCGTATACGGCAACAACGACGGCGACGATCTGCGCGCCGTCCTGCCCGAGGTCGCGCGCCGCGAGATCGAGGGCGTCCGCGTCGCCGTCGTGCACGAAACGGGGCAGAAGCAGCGCCGCGAGGAGCGGATGGATGCCGCCTTCCCGGGCACCGACCTGCTCGTGTTCGGCCACAGTCACATCCCGTGGGACACGACGGCGCCGAGTGGCATGCGCCTCCTCAACCCCGGCTCGCCGACCGACCGGCGGCGGCAACCCGACCACACGCTGATGGTGGTCGAGGTGGCGGACGGCGGCATTCGCTCCGTCGAACTCCGGAGCATCTGA
- a CDS encoding DHA2 family efflux MFS transporter permease subunit encodes MAKDSRRWLGLVFISVAVSLIIVDSTIVNVAVPSIVEELKISSTEVQWVQEVYTLVFASFLLLFGAFADRFGRRRVMLIGVSVFAASSVLASVAPTGELLILARFVQGVGGAMILPTTLSLINSTFRGRERGIAFAVWGSTIGGMAAVGPLLGGWLTTAFSWRWAFGINIPLGIIIVIGVLLTVAESRETRRRSIDGVGALLSVILFGSLVFGLIEGRTFGWWLAEDGLTIGGWTWPLAVSPIPFAFAITLIALVLFVWWGLRRGRRGQDPLIDFSLLSISSFRNGNIAALVVSLGEFGLILALPLWLQFVLGFDALQVGLLLLALAGGSFIASGAAGAFSGKVPAVVVVRLGILAEIVGIAWAGFIIGPDAAWGWLIPALAVYGFGVGLATAQLTGVILQDVPVEKSGQGSGIQSTARQVGSALGVAILGTVLFTTTGGVLAASLDDAGVPSAAADKVVTAVVDSAGAAIAGLEADPSQAQIADAARTAFSDGTRASALTAAGFLVIGLGATFALGSGRRRDDEAQESRPAERVHGS; translated from the coding sequence ATGGCGAAGGACTCCCGCCGGTGGCTCGGACTGGTCTTCATCAGTGTCGCGGTGTCACTCATCATCGTCGACTCGACGATCGTCAACGTCGCCGTGCCGTCGATCGTCGAGGAGTTGAAGATCAGCTCGACCGAGGTGCAGTGGGTCCAGGAGGTCTACACCCTCGTGTTCGCCTCGTTCCTGCTGCTGTTCGGCGCCTTCGCCGACCGTTTCGGCAGGCGGCGGGTGATGCTGATCGGCGTCTCGGTCTTCGCCGCGTCGTCGGTGCTCGCGAGCGTCGCACCGACGGGTGAGCTGCTGATCCTCGCGCGCTTCGTGCAGGGCGTCGGCGGAGCGATGATCCTCCCGACCACCCTGTCCCTCATCAACTCCACGTTCCGCGGCCGTGAGCGCGGCATCGCCTTCGCCGTCTGGGGGTCGACGATCGGCGGCATGGCGGCGGTCGGTCCGCTCCTGGGCGGCTGGCTGACCACCGCGTTCTCGTGGCGGTGGGCGTTCGGCATCAACATCCCCCTCGGCATCATCATCGTGATCGGTGTTCTGCTGACCGTCGCGGAGTCGCGCGAGACCCGTAGGCGCTCGATCGACGGCGTCGGCGCACTGCTGTCGGTGATCCTCTTCGGCTCGCTCGTGTTCGGCCTCATCGAGGGCCGGACCTTCGGCTGGTGGCTCGCCGAGGACGGGCTCACGATCGGCGGCTGGACCTGGCCCCTGGCCGTCTCGCCGATCCCCTTCGCGTTCGCCATCACGCTCATCGCGCTGGTCCTGTTCGTCTGGTGGGGGCTCCGCCGCGGCCGCCGCGGCCAGGACCCGCTCATCGACTTCTCGCTGCTGAGCATCTCGTCGTTCCGGAACGGCAACATCGCGGCCCTCGTCGTCTCGCTCGGCGAGTTCGGGCTCATCCTCGCGCTGCCGCTGTGGCTGCAGTTCGTCCTCGGCTTCGATGCGCTCCAGGTCGGCCTGCTGCTCCTCGCCCTCGCCGGCGGATCGTTCATCGCCAGCGGCGCCGCGGGCGCGTTCAGCGGAAAGGTCCCGGCCGTCGTCGTGGTGCGCCTCGGCATCCTGGCGGAGATCGTCGGCATCGCGTGGGCAGGGTTCATCATCGGACCGGATGCCGCCTGGGGCTGGCTCATCCCCGCCCTCGCCGTCTACGGGTTCGGCGTCGGACTCGCGACCGCCCAGCTGACGGGTGTGATCCTGCAGGACGTCCCCGTCGAGAAGTCCGGCCAGGGTTCGGGCATTCAGTCCACCGCCCGCCAGGTCGGATCGGCACTCGGCGTCGCGATCCTCGGGACGGTGCTGTTCACGACGACCGGCGGTGTGCTCGCGGCATCCCTCGACGATGCCGGTGTCCCGTCCGCCGCCGCCGACAAAGTCGTGACGGCCGTCGTCGACTCGGCCGGAGCAGCCATCGCCGGGCTCGAGGCGGACCCGTCGCAGGCGCAGATCGCGGATGCCGCGCGCACCGCCTTCTCGGACGGCACCCGCGCGTCGGCCCTGACGGCCGCGGGCTTCCTCGTCATCGGTCTCGGAGCGACGTTCGCCCTCGGCTCCGGCCGCCGCCGCGACGACGAGGCTCAGGAGTCCCGACCGGCGGAGCGCGTCCACGGGTCGTAG